acagcaactaaaaCCGTAAGATcatcaccaacaaaacaacagcgaCACCAGCAGCTAAAACCGTGAGATTAtcaccaacaaaacagcagcaacaacagcagctaaaACCGTAAGATTATcgccaacaaaacagcagcaacaacagcagctaaaACCGTAAGATTATcgccaacaaaacagcagcaacaacagcagctaaaACCGTAAGATTATCACCAacaaatcagcagcaacaacagcagctaaaACCGTGAGATCAtcaccaacaaaacagcagcaacaacagcagctaaaACCGTAAGATTATCACCAacaaatcagcagcaacaacagcagcgaaaACCGTAAGATCATCACCAACAAAACAGAAGCAGCAGTCTTTACACTGGCTCTGACGCCAGCCCAGATGATGGAGGACAGGATCGCCCGCTACATCGCCAGCCTGGACGGACCCCCGACCGGCCCCGACAGCGGCGACAACGTCAACCTCAACTGCCTGGCCCTACGTCACCCTGACGCCCAGTCCGACTCTGATGACGTCAGCGAAGCCTCCCTCAGCTCCTGTGagtgcggggaggaggaggaggaggaggaggagtggggggagctGGGGATGCGCCTCTCCCGCGTGGACAGTTTTTCCGGCAACAACAACCGGCCCCGCGCCCACACCCTGCTGCTGACACAGCTCTGCCCCCGCAACACCCCCGCACCACTCCCCCCTGCACAACTCcaacctcaacaccaccaccgctcTCCCACAGCGGGCGAGACGCGAGACGGGCAGGCAGCAGACCAGGAACAGGTACTACGACCACTTCGACAGACACCACAGCGTCACCACCGGCGCTGATGACGTCAACAGACACTACGTCATGAACAGACGTCACTCCCAGGCTCACCCCCGTGACGTGCCCCTCAACCTGtggcacaaccaccaccaccaccaccaccaccacccccgtccccggcgttcctccctcccccgccatcaccactaccaccagcagaAACTGTTTCAGCACCCTGAggaccatcaacatcaacatcagcatcaacatcgaCGACACCGCTCAGGTTCTGTCAGTTCCGCGGTCAGGGAGACCTCGACTATCGTTAACAGGCAGCACAGACCGGCAGACATAGACCGCCACCACTCTCAGGAAGACCCCCAGGACTACGACCACAGGCAGGGTAGTGAgttccagccccctccccctcgctgGGAACGCCGCCAGAGCGAGTCACGTCACCGCCACAGCCtgaagaagaaccaccaccatcagcagcaacagGAAGACAAGGACCCAGCCCTCTCCAGCAGCCAGCACTCTAGGCGTGGGAGGCGGTCGGTGGGCACGGTGCAGCCCCTGGTGACGTCAGAGGAGTGCCATCATGACGGGAGCGGCGGGGACCTCCCTGCCCCAGACCCCGACCACCAACCTCAACGCCGCCCGAGGGAACCAGCAGCAGGCCCGGCACCACAAGCGTTACGTATTCCCTGACCCGCCCCAGGTCAcgggtcagggtcaaggtcaggcgGGCAGGACGAGGCGGGCATCCATTGACCCGGCCCCCCAGCCTCAGCCCTGGCTGGACACCTACCCCCGGCCCCGGCTCCACACCGTCAGTGGGTCCGGCAACGACCTGCAGGCATCGCTGCACTCAGCCATGGCACGCGTGCAGGTCAGCAGCCCAGGAGAGAGGACGAGgatcagggggagggggagggccatGTCGCTGAAGAAGCCCCGGAAGAAGACGGCCGAGGGGCAGCCCTTCCGGCCCCGCACGTGCTCCCTGCCGGCCCGGAACCCCTACAGCAGCAGGGGCGGCCACCCCCCTGAGGGCGAGGTGTACACGCTGCGCTCTTTTCTGACGACGCGCAAAGGGCAGCTGGTGAAGAGGGGGGACTCCCTCAAGTCACGGAGCAGCAACGCCAGCGTCAGGTCCTCCGGAAGCGTCACcgatctccctcctcctcctcctccctcctcctcctccccctaccaccaccaccaccacccaccaccctcctcctccaactcctcccacGCCGCCTCTTCTTCGCTGTCcccaggggagagaggaggaggaggaggaggaggggggcctgggtcctcctccaccaccacctcccctccccccacccccaccccggcctaCAAAGTGCTgatggtgggggcggagggggtgggcaAGTCGTCGCTGACCCGCCAGTTCTCCACGTCAGAGTACCTGGGACCCTTTGACCACACTGCTGGTGAGTCTGTGCCgctgtttgttggtgatggtggtagtggtgatggtggtggtggtggtgtgtgtgtgtgttgtgtgtagtgtttgttggtgatggtggtggtggtggtggtggtgtgttgtgtgtagtgtttgttggtgatggtggtggtggtggtggtggtggtggttgtgtgtagtgtttgttggtgatggtggtggtggtggtggtggtgtgttgtggtgtgtgtgttggtgatgtttAGTgatcgtggtgtggtgtggtgtgtgttggtgatgtttggtgatggtggtgtttgtggtgtgtttgttggtgatggtggtagtggtggtgtgttgtgtgtagtgtttgttgttgttgttggtggtggtggtggtgtttgtggtgtgtttgatggcggtgtggtgtggtgtggtgtggtgtgtgtgttggtgatgtttagtgatggtggtgtggtgtggtgtgtgtgttggtaatgtttagtgattgtggtgtgtgtgttgtgtgaagtgtttgttggtggtggtggtagtggtagtggtggtggtatgttgtgtgtagtgtttgttggtgatggtggtgtggtgtggtatggtgtggtgtgtgtattggtgatgtttagtgatggtggtgtggtgtggtgtgtgtgttggtgatgtttagtgatggtggtgtggtgtggtgtggtgtgtgtgttgatgttttgtaatggtggtgtggtgtggtgtgtgtgttggtgatgttttgtaatggtggtgtggtgtggtgtgtgtgttggtgatgtttagtaatggtggtgtggtgtggtgtggtgtgtgtgttggtgatgtttggtggtattgatggtggtggtggctatctTGGGTGTCCTTGTCAcctgtgacatgggtcctctaccacgcctgtgcataaatgagagcttggcggtgaaagagttaaactggcTTTCATCGTTCCAACGAAACCTTGACTGTGGTTGTTCGGAAACTGCTTGGTCACTGTGAGCTCGGCttcaatcagaaacacacaccagCTTCAcgattgggccaacagcaaagtgagagctgtatgatcaatggttttatccactgcaatgggaatttgtTTTCAGCTTacgcttttgtgaaggactataactctgaAACTAGGGTGACCAAATTTCACTGGCTCTCAGCGCTGCAGACTGGTTACTTGCGGCAagcttggcctttgggaaccatcccaacgccagctgtcccagagccctcttggccaagagagtgaggatgtagcAAGGCAAGACATTATTACCTGTAATCAAAATTGTAGcccagttgggacagcagttgcttcctctgctgttgtgatggtcagagtCTTacacatgactatcatacacttTGTACTGTTGATGTTTTCGGCGTGGCTCAGTTGTGAGTGTATCGGCCTGGTCTTCATCTCGTACGTTCATGGCCTGCgacccccacgttcacttgtatagggcatgagtgggctttcaagtgtatgaccgtttttacccccgccatgaaggcagtcctattccattttcgggggttggggagtggggggggggggggggggggtataccgaatatgttcttgtttccgtaacccatgggttgcgggatctttaacgcgcgtatttgttcttctgcatgcgtatacacacgaagggggttcaggcactagcaggtctgcacactgttgacccgggagatgtgaatcatccccaccctttacacactaGGTGCAGTCACCGGGATTCGAACATGTCAGACTGGTACTAGATCCAGACGTTGGCACCTGTACACCTTGCATTGCACACATTCCATCGCATACTTTGCATTGCACACATTCCATCGCATACTTTGCATTGCATACCTTGCACTGCACACATTCCACCGCATACTTTGCATTGCATACCTTGCACTGCACACATTCCACCGCATACTTTGCATTGCATACCTTGCATTGCACACATTCCATCGCATACTTTGCATTGCACACATTCCATCGCATACTTTGCATTGCATACTTTGCATTGCATACCTTGCATTGCACACATTCCATCGCATACTTTGCATTGCATACCTTGCATTGCACACATTCCATCGCATACTTTGCATTGCATACCTTGCATTGCACACATTACTGAAGGAGGTGAAGAGTGCAAGGGACAGCACTTTGTGCTGCTTGTCAGCTGggtcagtttgatttttgttAAACACCATCAACCGTTTGCTGTGTTTGTCCACATTTTTCTGAAGCTTCTGCTtttgaactctctctgtctctgtctctgtctctctctttctgtgtgtgtgtgtgtgtgtgtgtctgtctttgtctctgtctctgtctctgtctctctctgtgtgtctctttctgtctgtatatgtatgaaaAAGAGCACGAAACAAACACTCACTTTTGCGTTATTTTGCACACATTTGTTGGATAATTAAGTTACGTCTCCTTGATAATTGATACAGTAAGCCAGTGTCAATACAGgcatcaattctctctctctctctctctctctctttctctctctccttcttccactctctctctctctccgtctctgtccctctcaaaATGTATCCATGAAGGTTTTAGGAATCAGCATTCCATCATCAGTTCCTGATGTGTTACCTGGAAATCAGAGACCTTAGTTTCTTTCTTGTCACTGCCGTTATCTGTTAGAGCCATCGCCATCGCCATCGCCATCGCGTGACCACATGTTCCTGTTTGATGGTTTTCACACGATGCCCACGATGTCTTGTGACGTTGTGACAAGTGGGTGTGAGAtaagggagggtgcgggggtgggtgggatgggggggggtgggggtggggggcaggcctGTGGTagctgctgtgtggtgtgtgtgttagtgtgtgcacgtgtgtgtgtgcaggtcaaaAGGTCAGCAGGTCATTGAACTTTGACCTTACTGTCCTTGTGATCAGGGAATCCTTCAGGTTCCTTGTTAGGACATCATCACACTGCTCATCCCTctgtcctctgcctgtctgtatctctctctttgtctctgtctctctctgtttgtatcactctctctttctctctctctctctctctctctctctctctctcatatgtccaGTTGGTGTATAAATGGCtgggtttatttatttttctaacaAATTCCACAAGTGTTACAAGAACTGCAGCAATGTCTATTTCCTgttcattgagatacagagaagaaTATGATACTAGCAGTTTGcgatatatattattttttttcctcataagCCACTTGTTCACGTGCACTTGTGTTGCAGGCTGGAGGCCCAGATATTAGAATTTGTTGATCTTGTtgatatatatctccctctctattttctgttcattgagatacagagaagaaTATAATACTAGCAGTTTGCGATATATATTATTTTTCCTCATAAGCCACTTGTTCACGTGGACTTGTGTTGCAGGCTGGAGGCCCAGATGTTAAAATTTGTTGAtcttgttgatatatatatatatatatatctctctccctccaacacctcctctctcttcctcccctcaacTGTATCCATACGCGTGTTGTGAATCGGAACGTCTGTGTTTCATCAGCATTGCCTGGTGTATCATCTGGTAACCAGAGACGCTGGTTTTTGTTATCTGGAAGAGCCACCGCTATTGCGTGACCACCTGTTCCTGTTTGATGGCTTTCACACGATGCTCAGCGATATCTTGTGACGTTGTGACAAAGGGGGTGAGAGGCAGGGACAGGGCTgtggtggttgctgtgtgtgtgtgtgtgtgtgtgtgtgtgtgtgtgtgtgtgcgtgcgcgcgcgccagtgtgtgtgtgtgtgtgtgtgtgtgcacctgtcgaCAGGTGGCCGGATGCACGCACTTTGTGCAGGTGAAGAGGTCACCCAGGGTCATTGACCTCACTCTTCCTGGGCTGTCAGTGGGAATGCTTCAGGTTCGTGGCTGGGAGTGTCGGTACTCCCGTGCTGTGACGTCAAAGTTAAGACGTCAGAAAACACACTATACCCCATCTAACTTTCCTGCTGTGACGTCAAAGTAAAGACGTCAGAAAACACACTATACCCCATCTAACTTTCCTGCTGTGACGTCAAAGTAAAGACGTCAGAAAACACAGTGTACCCCATCTAACTCTCCTGTTGTGACGTCAAAGTAAAGACGTCAGAAAACACACTATACCCCATCTAACTCTCCTGTTGTGACGTCAAAGTAAAGACGTCAGAAAACACACTATACCCCATCTAACTCTCCTGTTGTGACGTCAAAGTAAAGACGTCAGAAAACACACAGTGTACCCCATCTAACTCTCCTGTTGTGACGTCAAAGTAAAGACGTCAGAAAACACACAGAATAACGCCTCTAGCAACTGCTTGCAAAGCACGCTGTTCAAAAGAGGACTCAAAGGTCGTTTCTTAACACGACAATCCAGAGGTTTTAAaattattttgattgattgatgtggatacttatatagcgcctatcctcggtcagagaccaagctctaagcgctttacatacacagggacatttgcaccacaggctgcctacctgggtagagccgactgacggctgccactgggcgctcatcattcgtttcctgtgtcattcaatcagatttcagacacacacgcatccacactcagacagacatgtaacattttacgtgtatggccgttttctatttatttaccccgccatgtaggcagccatactccatctgcacatatgttgacctgggagatcggaaaaatctccaccctttacccaccaggtgcaccgagattcgaacccacgaccctcagattgaaagtccagcgctttaaccattcggctattcgtCTGTCAGTTCCCAATCCAATGCAGGCGTGTAGTACAAGGTCCTACCCTATACTCActctcacccccaaacccccgtTCCCTGCACTTTAGGACGCCCGTGTCTTCATCAAcctgttgccatgggatcttcaCCATTCATCCGGCGTGAAATTTCCTTTTATTACATACTCCCTGGACTAgtctgaccctggagaaaggtccagtgacggtgaggaaagacccactgaccacagggaaagtcctgttgacagtgggaaagactacaacttgggattctctcttgagggcacataagacccgtatggctgtgtctggagtggcaccgtcttcatctgtctgcgggcaggggcggtttggtctttgggttgtgctcagcagctggagggtgctGTCGTTtaccggtgggctctgcagtcatgaaatactgtctggtacacccatggggatacttcttttaaggctgtcccGAGTTGcatctcttttgcctctgttcgggagcagttatgtcccttgaattcttaatggagtgtcctgtgcgtgccggcacccatcgtgaacacaaagcaggcctccaagggtggtgcaggattgttccaaggacgggtggagacagtgcttctctgggtcctccccagcacctacgggtgtttctctttctccttcatactccctgtcctctctttgaatcccccccccctctctctctctgtcggtctgaaacacacacgcactgcacgcacatacaaatgcacacacacacacgtgcacgtacatacgcacacactcacacgaacgcacgcacacacgcacattcacgcacgcacacacgcacattcacactcggacacacgcgcacgcacacagacacagacacacgcacacagacacagacacacgcacacacacacacgcacacacatacacacgcacacacacacacacacacacacacagattgaacaAACATTTACTGTGTGAGGTCGTTCACCCCTTGTCTTGactctacagtgtgtgtgtgtgcgtgtgtgcgtgcgtgtgtgtgtgcgtgtgtgtgtctatgtgtgtgtgtgtgtgtgtgtctatgtgtgtgtgtctgtctgtgtgtgtgtgtgtgtgtgtgtctgtgtgtggtggcatgtgtgtgtgtgtgtgtggtggcatgtgtgtgtgtgtgtgtgtgtgtgtgtgtgtgtggtggcatgtgtgcgtgcgtgtgtgtgtggtggctgtgtgtgtgtgtgtgtgtaatgacgtCGACATGCAAGCTGTGACCAGACTGGAAAACAAGCTGTGTATTTCAGTCAGGGATCAAAGAGCTGGATGGCTGTGTGGTTTTACTCGTGGCTGGTTTGTTCACCGCAGTCTACAGTGATAGAACAAGGAGAATCAAACaaaatccccctcctcccccccttctccctctctctctctttctttcacacacacccgctcgctcgcagaaacgcacacacgtacacgcgcacgcatgcatacacacgcacactctttctcgcacgcactcacgcacacactcacacatacatagaaacttgcacacacgcgcacacacacacacacacactcatgcgtgcTGACTGGTAattatgcatatacatgcacacgatGACGCGAGCAAATGAGGACAAACTGGGGTTCAGGGTGATAtgttgagagagaggagagagagagagagggagggagagagagagagagggagagagagagagggagagagggagagggagagagggagagagagggagggagagggagagagagagagagagagagagagagggagagggagggagagggagagagagagggagagagagagggagagagagggagggagagagagagagagagagggagggagagagagggagggagagagagggagagagagagagagagagggagagagggagagagagagagggagggagagagagagagagggagagagagagaggacagacagacagacagagaacacagcctgtctgtctcgtCAACTGCAGGGCGATACCTGAAGTGGAGACCACTTCCATCCGCAGACGTTTGTCCCCAGACTTTCTTCTGTTTCCacttaaaacaacaataataataatggtatttatatagcgctgaatcttgtgcagagacaaatcaaagcgctttcgtaccagtcgttcacacgcatgcattactttaaaactgtagaaactaaagacaaggaggaggcaggcaagggaggcaattttgggaagcggtgggttataataaggccagacttgaaagagctgagtgtggagacttgacgaagcgaaagaggaagttcattcctattgcaagatccagagacagagaaaaaacggcggccaacagtcgagtgtttgaatctgggtatgcgtaaaaagagtggatccgaagccgatcgtagtgagcgagatggagtgtagaggtgaaggcagccacagagataggaaggggcagttttgtgaatacatctataacacagaggctgatcttgtactttattcggtgtgtgacaaacacacttctgtttctgtcttcgtcCCTTTCTTTGCCTTtgtttgtctcttctgtctgcaTTTAAGAGTTTGGTTATGCTgccgtgttaactcactcagtacggacagtccactcttctcctctacacagacccctcggatgtccagtgggtgtctgaatgacccaacttttagcttccgtcgtcagaattgtggtattctttgtcaacattcacctcttcagtataagagccttccacttgcaatattttgatgatggtaattggggtgaaacgctgttaacgtcgtctctttcgccgttcgtatgaagagagttaatgtCCGATCAATATGATGCCCAGCTATACTCATGTTTGTTTATTGTTACAAAGTGCGTTTTTTGTAATAATGACCGTGTCGCTGATCGATGGATCTGAAGCATAGCCATGTTGGTGTTTGTCTGTCGTTAACACACTGTGTTTTTTGTAATAATGGCCGTGTCAATGACCGATGAATCTGAAGCATAGCCATGTTGGTGTTTGTCGTTATCACATTGTATTTTTGTAATAATGGCCGTGTCAATGACCGATGAATCTGAAGCATGGTCATGTTGGTGTTGGTCTGTCGTTATCACATTGTATTTTTGTAATAATGGCCGTGTCAATGACCGGTGAATCTGAAGCATGGTCATGTTGGTGTTTGTCGTTATCacattgtattttttgtaataatGGCCGTGTCAATGACCGATGAATCTGAAGCATAGCCATGTTGGTGTCTGTCGTTATcacattgtgttttttttgtaataatgGCCGTGTCAATGACCGATGAATCTGAAGCATAGCCATGTTGGTGTTTGTCGTTAACACATTGCCCTGCTGTAATGCCCTCTACACTGACCAGGGGGGATAGCCTGGGGTTAATGACAACGTCTGgctttgtcttgtgctgtgttgtcttgtgttgtcttgtcctgtcttgtcttgtgttgtcttgtcgtgtcgtgtcgtgtcgtgtcgtatcgtgtgttgtcttgtcttctctcgtgttgtcttgtctcgtgttgtcttgtcttgccttgtcttgccttgtgttgtcttgtctcgtgttgtcttgtcttttgtccatttcctctgtccctcctctcctgACCTgcagtgcccccctccccctccatccccccttaactcctccctcccccccacacccccacctaataataataataataataatagataagcttacttaaataaataaataaataaataaataaataataagtataatatagaaaaaggtagtagtaataataataataataataataaaaaaataataataataataaataaataagacaacaatgatgataaataagcatgtCTACACAGCTCATTAAAactactcccctcctcctcctcctcctcctcctctcccctctcatgTCCGGCCAGGGTCAAGGTCGTCAGTCAGGAGgagggcggaaggaaggaaggcaggcaggtggtggagggggaaacAGGAGATttgggggtagtggtgtgtgtggactggagcCATGGACACCTGTGTCTGCAGCGTTCGGTGCAGCGGGAGCAGAAAGGGCTGTCAAGCAGggcaacaaaaaaattttttttttaaagagaaaaatgaCCACAGCCCTGAACAGTTTGACCTTCAGGACGACAGCGAATAGGTCGTCAAACTCAATCCCattggaacaacaacaaggaaatctAAAGTGTCTGAAATGGAACATCCTATCCTGCTTTTGTTCACGAAATATTTGTTTCCGTATCCGCTATTTGATGAAGAGGAGATCGtgtcctgttttgtgtgtgagagagaaaaaagaaaaaaagaaaaaaaaaagtgccttaCAAAACGGCCCTTTGTGGTCAACAACTGCAGCTGTTGGCTTTGAGGTCAAGGCGGACTTGGAGTAATGGGTGCGCTACACATTAGACCTTGACTGGACCTCCTAGGGTGTTGACGTCATGTTAGTGAGGTCCGCTTGAACACTTGACTGGACCTTCTGGGATGTTGACGTCATGGGATGAGGTTCGCTTTGATACATGAGTGAACCTGCTGGGATGTTGACGTCATGGGATGAGGTTCGCTTTGATACATGAGTGAACCTTCTGGGATGTTGACGTCATGGGATGAGGTTCGCTTTGATACATGAGTGAACCTTCTGGGATGTTGACGTCATGGGATGAGGTTCGCTTTGATACATGAGTGAACCTTCTGGATGTTGACGTCATGGGATGAGGTTCGCTTTGATACATGAGTGAACCTTCTGGGATGTTGACGTCATGGGATGAGGTCTGCTTTGATACATGAGTGAACCTTCTGGTATGTTGACGTCATGGGATGAGGTTCGCTTTGATACATGAGTGAACCTTCTGGGATGTTGACGTCATGGGATGCGGTTCGCTTTGACGCGTGACTGAACCTTCTGCGTGTTGACGCCacgaggaatgggggtggggtgtggggggttggggtgggggcggtgaggggggggggggggggcagacgacGGGGAGGTGCATTGAGGAATTTTCACTTTGGAAAGAAGCAAGAAATGGGGGCGTGGGTGGATTAAACTGTGGCTGAGTTGATCATTTTGATGTAAACAAGAGGCTTGGAGAAGCTGTac
The sequence above is drawn from the Babylonia areolata isolate BAREFJ2019XMU chromosome 26, ASM4173473v1, whole genome shotgun sequence genome and encodes:
- the LOC143300325 gene encoding uncharacterized protein LOC143300325, which produces MTGAAGTSLPQTPTTNLNAARGNQQQARHHKRYVFPDPPQVTGQGQGQAGRTRRASIDPAPQPQPWLDTYPRPRLHTVSGSGNDLQASLHSAMARVQVSSPGERTRIRGRGRAMSLKKPRKKTAEGQPFRPRTCSLPARNPYSSRGGHPPEGEVYTLRSFLTTRKGQLVKRGDSLKSRSSNASVRSSGSVTDLPPPPPPSSSSPYHHHHHPPPSSSNSSHAASSSLSPYKVLMVGAEGVGKSSLTRQFSTSEYLGPFDHTADGEKERLKVSLLIDGEESTVHVLDFCTDVWGDVVSGVTWCDAASGQWCDVVSGVAWCDAVSGVTWCDAASGQRCDVSTDDPVHLAVSRVQMTLWTSEYGMGEVGVDGYVVVFGMDSRVSFDRATDVLYELRHTRSLHCAVILVANKCDLVRSQEVTTQEARSVAATYDSKYIETSVVLNHNVDELLVGIVTQIRLLAAGTSSTSTCKVHCPDSEHVTCYSKSKTLLHKFFRKKPISKSCDNLYVL